A part of Candidatus Hydrogenedentota bacterium genomic DNA contains:
- the cysW gene encoding sulfate ABC transporter permease subunit CysW: protein MNRSKGRRNGEKTGGVFIRWLLTGIALVFILIFLVAPLVAVFAYAFQKGVQAYWSAIADPDAWAAIRLTLLTAALVVPVNALFGIAAAWCIAKFDFWGKNILITLIDLPFTVSPVIAGAVFVFLLGANGFLGAWLESSQLKVIFAVPGIVIATLFVTFPLVARELIPLMQSLGNDDEEAALSLGASGWRTFFRITLPNIRWGLLYGIVLCTARAMGEFGAVSVVSGHIRGVTTTMPLHIEILYNEYNFVAAFAVASLLALLSLVTLAGKKAVEWASAQQPNSDAGWGE from the coding sequence ATGAATCGGTCTAAAGGCAGACGCAATGGGGAAAAAACCGGCGGCGTGTTTATCCGGTGGCTGCTGACAGGCATTGCGTTGGTGTTCATCCTGATCTTTCTGGTCGCGCCGCTGGTGGCGGTGTTTGCTTATGCGTTTCAAAAAGGCGTGCAAGCCTATTGGAGCGCCATTGCCGATCCCGACGCATGGGCCGCCATCCGTCTGACGCTGCTGACGGCGGCCCTTGTGGTCCCGGTGAACGCCCTGTTTGGGATTGCCGCCGCGTGGTGCATTGCCAAGTTCGATTTCTGGGGAAAAAACATTCTCATCACCCTGATTGATTTGCCCTTTACGGTATCGCCCGTAATCGCGGGCGCGGTTTTTGTTTTTCTTCTGGGCGCGAACGGATTTCTGGGAGCCTGGCTCGAATCTAGTCAATTGAAAGTGATATTTGCCGTGCCCGGCATCGTGATTGCCACGCTCTTCGTTACGTTTCCCTTGGTGGCGCGGGAGCTGATTCCGCTCATGCAATCCCTCGGCAACGACGACGAGGAGGCGGCCTTGTCGCTGGGCGCGAGCGGCTGGCGGACTTTCTTTCGAATCACCTTGCCGAACATCCGCTGGGGGCTTCTTTATGGAATCGTCCTATGTACGGCACGGGCCATGGGGGAATTCGGCGCCGTTTCCGTGGTGTCCGGCCACATCCGCGGCGTTACGACAACCATGCCGCTGCACATCGAGATTCTATACAATGAGTACAACTTCGTCGCCGCGTTCGCGGTGGCGTCGCTGCTGGCGCTGTTGAGCCTGGTGACGCTTGCCGGGAAGAAGGCGGTGGAGTGGGCGTCGGCCCAACAGCCGAATAGCGACGCGGGCTGGGGCGAATAG
- a CDS encoding cohesin domain-containing protein — protein sequence MFRITGLILTAFIVTTGSAHAGGVLFIHQETGSNWLDGCLREILNGKPYLDGVYSITQGRAVLEDVGRPASLGFVAGDNTDMRHWLYWFNDYLVGMANSGRVSGVNRVILFKSSPSNSDITDDGSEPGDPFSFERTLSNYKSIYRHPAGAGNVYLNGGHAYSPLEDVFARNGDILFIAITAPPLNREGTSDANAHRARLFSEWLKGEWMPAYHAAHPHLHNVAVFDLFDALANSDDAPAYPNRLRDDFGGATGDTIPVATAYPYLCDHFSGDLDAIWEMFPTPGVAQIRIADAEGNPGETVNVSVTLSTNGTLPATILFSVNYDKEQLSYQETTTGPVPIASGKTVTANESLAGQVRLTVFGLNAFSMGDGVLMTLAFQVRPDATASAVTLFGGDVSVTRPDGMGLDVKIESGNITIPANIGEGEGEGEGEGEGEGEGEGEGEGEGEGEGEGEGEGEGEGEGEGEGEGEGEGEGEGEGEGEGEGEGEGEVPAPPGCFGRLL from the coding sequence ATGTTTCGCATTACAGGGTTGATCTTGACGGCATTCATTGTCACAACGGGTTCGGCACACGCGGGCGGCGTGTTGTTTATCCATCAGGAAACGGGATCAAACTGGCTTGACGGCTGTTTGCGCGAGATACTGAACGGCAAGCCGTATCTTGACGGTGTTTATTCCATCACCCAGGGCAGGGCGGTCCTCGAGGATGTGGGCCGCCCGGCCTCATTGGGTTTCGTCGCGGGCGACAACACGGACATGCGGCACTGGCTTTATTGGTTCAATGACTACCTTGTCGGCATGGCCAATTCCGGACGTGTTTCTGGTGTGAATCGCGTTATCCTGTTCAAGAGCTCGCCGTCGAACAGCGATATCACGGACGACGGCTCTGAACCGGGCGATCCGTTTTCTTTTGAACGCACGTTGTCGAATTACAAGTCCATTTACCGGCACCCCGCTGGCGCTGGAAACGTTTATCTGAATGGCGGCCATGCCTATTCGCCGCTGGAGGATGTATTTGCCCGGAATGGCGATATTCTGTTCATTGCGATAACGGCGCCGCCGCTCAATCGCGAGGGCACTTCGGATGCCAACGCCCATCGTGCGCGATTATTCAGCGAATGGCTGAAAGGCGAGTGGATGCCGGCATACCATGCGGCGCATCCCCATCTACACAATGTGGCGGTTTTCGATCTTTTCGACGCATTGGCCAACAGCGACGATGCCCCGGCTTATCCAAACCGTCTACGGGACGACTTTGGCGGCGCTACGGGCGATACCATTCCTGTCGCCACGGCATATCCTTATCTTTGTGACCATTTTTCCGGCGATTTGGATGCGATTTGGGAAATGTTTCCAACACCCGGAGTGGCCCAAATCCGTATCGCGGATGCAGAAGGCAATCCGGGTGAAACCGTGAATGTGAGTGTAACGCTGTCCACGAACGGCACGTTGCCCGCAACCATTCTGTTTAGTGTGAATTACGACAAAGAGCAATTGTCCTATCAGGAAACAACAACGGGGCCCGTCCCCATCGCGTCAGGAAAAACCGTCACGGCCAACGAGTCTCTCGCCGGACAGGTGCGCCTTACTGTGTTCGGCCTCAATGCCTTTTCAATGGGAGACGGTGTTCTCATGACACTGGCGTTTCAAGTGCGGCCTGATGCCACCGCTTCGGCCGTAACCCTTTTCGGCGGCGATGTGTCGGTCACCCGGCCCGATGGCATGGGTCTGGATGTCAAAATAGAAAGTGGAAATATCACCATTCCCGCCAACATCGGCGAAGGCGAGGGCGAAGGTGAAGGAGAAGGCGAAGGTGAAGGAGAAGGCGAAGGGGAAGGCGAAGGGGAAGGCGAAGGAGAAGGTGAGGGCGAAGGAGAAGGTGAAGGCGAGGGTGAAGGCGAAGGGGAAGGAGAAGGTGAGGGGGAAGGTGAAGGCGAGGGCGAGGGTGAAGGCGAGGGCGAGGGCGAGGGTGAAGGGGAAGTGCCTGCACCGCCCGGTTGTTTTGGAAGGCTGTTATGA
- the nikR gene encoding nickel-responsive transcriptional regulator NikR → MPGVMRLSFSIEQPLWERLERLVAEGQYANRSEFIRDMIRDRLVEKEWKENEEAVGTITLVYNHHTRGLSDRLTHTQHHHHDVILASTHIHLDADLCAEIVVVRGPARRLQTLASHLRREKGVLHASLSMSSTGEGLA, encoded by the coding sequence ATGCCGGGCGTCATGCGACTGAGTTTTTCCATCGAACAGCCCCTTTGGGAACGGCTGGAACGGCTGGTTGCGGAAGGTCAATACGCAAATCGTTCCGAATTCATCCGCGACATGATCCGGGACCGGCTCGTCGAGAAGGAATGGAAAGAGAACGAGGAGGCCGTCGGAACGATTACGTTGGTGTACAACCACCATACGCGTGGTCTCAGCGACCGGCTGACGCACACGCAGCACCATCATCACGACGTCATCCTAGCCAGCACGCACATTCATTTGGACGCGGATTTATGCGCGGAAATCGTGGTGGTACGCGGTCCGGCGCGGCGGTTGCAGACACTGGCCAGCCATCTGCGCCGCGAAAAGGGCGTGTTGCATGCCAGCCTTAGTATGAGTTCCACAGGCGAAGGTCTGGCATGA
- a CDS encoding tetratricopeptide repeat-containing serine protease family protein, whose translation MRWTMLILAMGYCFDLCAIETETIVRRNEQAVVVILGEKEGSGAPVQSSGCFIHESGLILTTAHQVKGVGALRAKTLDGKEFRLRVAVLDENNELALLQSDTPPSHVARIGDASVLRSGSPLVAIATPENLDFSTVTGIVSNTNRTYRDCPVIQTNIPASPGSSGGPVFDRDGLLVGVLIGKLRDQEWITIVNPVNNAYALLRKHGVIAPLVENGESLGEIVPALDADGLHRQAIETYNRGVRAESIHEKISAYDTAVKLFPEFYEAWFNLATACTAAGEHQRALDSFGRAEALKSNAVEVFRGKGRVLLLQRNYPEAIACFERAAMLTPNDPSAHNDLGEARRQAEDFTKAISSFETALKLNPAYTAARYNLGLAYAALGRNANAIEQFQAYLRDAPDAPDSGTVKEWIAKLELEKK comes from the coding sequence ATGAGATGGACGATGCTTATCCTGGCGATGGGGTATTGTTTCGACTTGTGCGCCATTGAAACGGAAACGATCGTCCGCCGGAACGAACAGGCCGTGGTCGTCATACTGGGTGAAAAGGAGGGCAGCGGGGCGCCCGTCCAGAGCAGCGGCTGTTTTATTCACGAATCGGGCCTGATTCTCACCACTGCGCATCAAGTAAAGGGCGTGGGCGCCCTGCGCGCCAAGACACTCGACGGCAAGGAATTCAGATTGCGCGTGGCCGTTCTTGACGAAAACAATGAACTGGCGCTGCTCCAATCCGACACGCCTCCCTCCCATGTCGCCCGCATCGGCGATGCGTCCGTCCTGCGCAGCGGATCGCCCCTCGTGGCGATTGCCACGCCCGAAAATCTCGATTTCAGCACCGTGACGGGTATTGTGTCGAACACGAACCGGACGTACCGGGATTGCCCCGTGATTCAGACCAACATCCCCGCGAGCCCGGGATCGAGCGGAGGACCGGTCTTTGATCGCGACGGCCTGCTCGTCGGGGTGCTCATCGGAAAGTTGCGCGATCAGGAATGGATTACGATTGTCAATCCAGTCAACAATGCCTATGCGCTGCTGCGAAAACACGGCGTCATTGCGCCGCTCGTAGAAAACGGCGAATCCTTGGGCGAAATTGTTCCTGCGCTCGACGCGGATGGCTTGCACCGGCAAGCCATCGAGACGTACAACCGGGGTGTTCGCGCCGAAAGCATCCACGAAAAAATTTCGGCTTACGATACAGCAGTAAAACTCTTTCCGGAATTCTACGAGGCATGGTTCAATTTGGCGACCGCCTGCACCGCAGCCGGCGAACACCAACGCGCCCTGGACAGTTTTGGGCGCGCGGAAGCCCTCAAATCAAACGCGGTCGAGGTTTTTCGCGGAAAGGGCCGCGTCCTTTTGCTTCAACGCAACTATCCCGAAGCGATTGCCTGCTTCGAACGCGCCGCCATGTTGACGCCGAATGACCCGTCCGCGCACAACGACCTTGGGGAAGCGCGCCGCCAAGCCGAGGATTTTACAAAGGCGATCTCGTCCTTTGAAACAGCCTTGAAACTCAATCCGGCCTATACCGCGGCAAGGTATAATCTCGGATTGGCCTATGCGGCGCTTGGACGAAACGCCAATGCCATTGAGCAGTTTCAAGCCTATTTGCGCGATGCCCCCGATGCACCGGACTCGGGGACCGTCAAGGAATGGATTGCGAAATTGGAATTGGAAAAGAAGTAG
- a CDS encoding lysoplasmalogenase has product MAAAVFALMTLAAAAGMLWLRQRHLGIPIWIPTCAASTSFLLTAIARGAGGHWPGRLMLLGLAFCWLGDLIGPLDFMSGVGAFLAAHLAFIAAFVVRGLRLPLVRRDAVLAFAISGVIACWLLPHVPSGQLPLVAAYILVISTMWICAGGTAFDGPGRLMLVGATIFYISDIFVARWRYVDTSTVNALFCYPLYYLACVILAWASGFGYHAHLQRDGKEG; this is encoded by the coding sequence ATGGCGGCGGCCGTGTTCGCCTTGATGACCTTGGCTGCAGCGGCCGGCATGCTCTGGCTGCGGCAGCGTCATTTGGGAATTCCAATTTGGATTCCCACGTGTGCGGCCTCGACGTCGTTTCTTTTGACTGCGATTGCGCGCGGTGCGGGTGGTCATTGGCCGGGACGATTGATGCTGCTTGGACTGGCCTTCTGTTGGCTGGGAGACCTGATCGGACCGCTTGATTTTATGTCGGGCGTGGGGGCATTCCTAGCGGCCCATTTGGCATTCATCGCCGCCTTTGTCGTCCGCGGACTTCGGCTGCCACTTGTCCGGCGGGATGCCGTGCTGGCGTTTGCGATATCGGGCGTCATCGCGTGCTGGCTCTTGCCGCATGTGCCGTCCGGCCAACTTCCACTGGTTGCAGCCTACATCCTCGTCATCTCGACGATGTGGATCTGCGCCGGCGGTACGGCTTTCGACGGGCCGGGACGCCTGATGCTCGTTGGCGCGACGATTTTTTATATTTCCGACATTTTTGTCGCGCGCTGGCGTTATGTGGACACGAGCACCGTCAATGCCCTCTTTTGCTATCCGCTGTACTATCTCGCCTGCGTGATTCTGGCGTGGGCGTCCGGATTTGGATACCATGCTCACTTGCAGCGCGACGGGAAGGAGGGCTAG
- a CDS encoding sulfate ABC transporter substrate-binding protein: MGAVCMFFSSLCGAQQMALLNVSYDPTRELYQDVNKSFCALWEKQTGKKLIVRQSHGGSGKQARAVIDGLEADVVTLALAYDIDMLAEKGKLLPADWQKRLPHNSSPYTSTIVFLVRKGNPKGIKDWGDLVRGGISVVTPNPKTSGGARWNYLAAWGYAFKQPGGSEESARDFVTKLYKNCPVLDTGARGSTTTFVERGIGDVLISWENEAILAVNQFGNGEIEMVIPSLSILAEPPVAVVDAVAKKHGTEDVAKAYLEFLYSDEGQALCAKHYYRPAAKPLPDRFPGVRLFTIEEVFGGWKQAQQKHFADGGIFDQIFQMK, translated from the coding sequence ATAGGCGCGGTCTGCATGTTTTTTTCATCGCTGTGCGGAGCGCAGCAAATGGCCTTGTTGAACGTGTCCTACGATCCGACACGTGAATTGTATCAAGATGTCAACAAGTCGTTTTGTGCGCTATGGGAAAAGCAGACCGGTAAAAAGCTGATTGTACGCCAATCGCACGGCGGTTCCGGCAAGCAGGCGCGGGCCGTGATAGACGGCCTGGAAGCCGATGTGGTGACCCTTGCTCTGGCCTACGACATTGACATGCTCGCCGAAAAGGGCAAATTGCTGCCGGCGGATTGGCAGAAGCGTCTGCCGCACAACAGTTCGCCGTACACATCCACCATCGTCTTCCTTGTACGCAAGGGCAACCCGAAAGGCATTAAGGATTGGGGCGATCTCGTGCGCGGGGGAATTTCGGTGGTGACGCCTAATCCGAAAACGAGCGGCGGCGCCCGGTGGAATTACCTTGCGGCATGGGGGTATGCGTTCAAACAACCCGGCGGTTCCGAGGAATCGGCCAGGGACTTTGTGACCAAACTCTATAAAAACTGTCCTGTATTGGACACGGGCGCGCGCGGTTCGACGACTACATTTGTCGAGCGTGGAATCGGCGATGTGCTGATTTCGTGGGAAAACGAGGCGATACTGGCCGTCAATCAATTCGGGAACGGTGAGATTGAGATGGTCATCCCGTCGCTGAGCATTCTAGCCGAGCCGCCCGTGGCCGTGGTGGATGCCGTGGCAAAAAAACACGGAACGGAAGACGTCGCAAAAGCCTATCTCGAATTTCTGTATTCGGATGAGGGGCAGGCTCTTTGTGCGAAACATTATTACCGTCCCGCGGCAAAGCCCCTGCCGGATCGCTTTCCCGGCGTGCGTCTTTTTACCATTGAAGAAGTGTTCGGCGGCTGGAAGCAAGCCCAACAAAAACACTTCGCCGATGGCGGTATTTTTGATCAAATCTTCCAGATGAAATAG
- a CDS encoding DUF5703 domain-containing protein: MNAMLLFVISLLSATTFPSRYNVVWDSPSQDASGSMPLGNGDIGLNVWVEANGDLVFYIAKSDAWSENARLLKLGRIRVQCTPPLVARGKPFKQTLDLTTGSMLVEAMHTMRIWVDANRPTIRVEAESAEPFDAKLEFETWRESPRTLKGEELSSAYGLAEAPYEVTVSADRLAVGLPDRLMWGHRNERSIWPDTLRLQGMGDWIAQGQDPLLHRTFSAAVCGDGCIASSPKSLKSVQPATHHAWTIVADTKIIDTDADWLEPLEKRVADARKTDWHKAWFDHQAWWRTFWERSWIQVDGAPDAEMVSQGYALQRFISACAGRGAYPIKFNGSLFTVDRSGGKSFDADFRAWGGPYWFQNTRLAYWPMLASGDFDMMPPLFQMFLDALPFAKARTPVYFGHEGAFFPETMYFWGAYANDNYGWNREGKPVGLVDNRYIRWHWEGQLELLAMMLDYFVYTQDEVFVREKMLPLAGPILSFFDHHFKRDVTGKLRLEPGQALETWQDVVDPLPEIAGLQVVLDGLLALPDNLLSGEQRSTWRRLRSELPSLPMRQVDGNNILAAAREIREKAHNSENPELYAIFPFRIFGVGQPDLDLARRTFEARRIKGNRGWQQDDTQAAFLGLASEARQRVAERFATKDPGSRFPAFWGPNFDWIPDQDHGCNGLMALQSMIMQCEGRAIRLFPAWPKEWDVDFQLCAPYNTQVQGIYRNGLLESLNVMPPERRQDVVIFETQ; this comes from the coding sequence ATGAACGCGATGCTCCTGTTTGTGATCTCCCTCTTGAGTGCGACCACATTTCCTAGCCGCTATAACGTTGTCTGGGACTCGCCCAGCCAAGACGCATCCGGTTCGATGCCGCTGGGCAACGGCGATATCGGCCTAAACGTCTGGGTTGAGGCGAACGGCGATCTGGTCTTTTATATCGCGAAATCGGACGCGTGGTCTGAAAACGCGCGACTGCTCAAATTGGGGCGTATCCGGGTCCAATGTACGCCGCCGCTTGTCGCAAGAGGGAAGCCGTTCAAACAGACGCTCGACTTGACCACGGGCAGCATGCTGGTCGAAGCCATGCACACAATGCGTATTTGGGTGGACGCCAACCGGCCAACGATTCGCGTTGAGGCCGAAAGCGCGGAACCCTTCGACGCGAAGCTGGAATTCGAAACGTGGCGTGAGAGTCCGCGTACCTTGAAAGGCGAGGAACTGTCAAGCGCATATGGCCTCGCCGAAGCGCCCTATGAGGTGACCGTATCCGCCGATAGGCTGGCCGTTGGCCTGCCTGATCGGCTGATGTGGGGTCATCGAAACGAGCGATCCATTTGGCCGGACACGCTGCGCCTTCAAGGGATGGGCGATTGGATCGCGCAAGGCCAAGATCCGTTGCTTCATCGAACCTTCAGCGCCGCCGTGTGTGGTGACGGCTGTATCGCGTCTTCTCCCAAGAGCCTCAAGTCGGTCCAGCCCGCCACGCATCATGCATGGACGATTGTTGCCGATACGAAGATTATTGATACCGATGCGGATTGGCTTGAACCTCTTGAAAAGCGGGTTGCCGATGCACGCAAAACGGACTGGCATAAGGCGTGGTTTGATCATCAGGCGTGGTGGCGGACATTCTGGGAGCGGAGTTGGATCCAGGTGGACGGTGCGCCGGATGCGGAGATGGTTTCGCAGGGATATGCCTTGCAGCGTTTCATCAGTGCATGTGCAGGACGTGGTGCGTATCCCATCAAATTCAACGGTTCATTGTTCACGGTGGATCGGAGTGGCGGTAAATCATTCGATGCGGATTTCAGAGCGTGGGGGGGGCCTTACTGGTTTCAGAACACGCGCTTGGCCTACTGGCCCATGCTGGCCTCCGGCGATTTCGACATGATGCCGCCCTTGTTCCAAATGTTCTTGGACGCGTTGCCTTTTGCGAAAGCGCGCACACCGGTCTACTTCGGCCACGAGGGCGCCTTCTTCCCTGAAACGATGTACTTCTGGGGCGCCTATGCGAACGACAACTACGGCTGGAACCGCGAGGGGAAACCCGTTGGGCTAGTTGACAACCGGTACATTCGATGGCATTGGGAAGGCCAACTCGAATTACTCGCTATGATGCTCGATTACTTTGTCTATACACAGGACGAAGTGTTCGTTCGTGAAAAAATGCTGCCGCTGGCTGGACCGATTCTGTCGTTCTTCGACCATCACTTCAAACGTGATGTGACCGGCAAGCTGCGTTTGGAGCCGGGCCAGGCATTGGAGACGTGGCAGGATGTGGTGGATCCGTTGCCTGAGATTGCGGGCTTACAGGTCGTGCTCGACGGACTGCTTGCCCTGCCGGACAATCTGTTATCCGGTGAACAACGCTCGACCTGGCGGCGTTTGCGGTCCGAATTGCCTTCATTGCCGATGCGCCAAGTGGATGGAAACAACATCTTGGCGGCCGCGCGCGAAATCCGCGAGAAAGCGCACAATTCCGAGAACCCGGAACTATACGCTATCTTTCCGTTCCGAATCTTCGGTGTAGGCCAGCCGGACCTCGATCTGGCGCGGCGGACTTTCGAGGCGCGGCGCATCAAAGGCAATCGCGGCTGGCAGCAGGACGATACGCAGGCGGCCTTTCTCGGATTGGCATCCGAGGCGAGGCAACGTGTCGCGGAACGGTTTGCGACAAAAGATCCCGGCAGCCGTTTTCCGGCGTTCTGGGGGCCCAATTTCGACTGGATACCCGATCAGGATCACGGCTGCAACGGGCTGATGGCACTACAATCCATGATCATGCAATGCGAAGGCCGCGCAATCCGCCTTTTCCCGGCATGGCCGAAAGAATGGGATGTGGACTTCCAACTGTGCGCGCCGTACAACACCCAGGTCCAAGGTATCTATCGAAACGGCCTTCTTGAATCGCTCAATGTCATGCCCCCTGAACGGCGGCAAGATGTCGTGATTTTCGAAACGCAGTAA
- the cysT gene encoding sulfate ABC transporter permease subunit CysT: MAPARRRLVRKSILPGFGLTMGYVLAYLGLLVLLPLSFLFFRAGAMGWGDFVSAIASPRAVAAFKLSFGASGCAALLNAGFGLVVAWVLVRYRFPGRALLDALVDLPFALPTAVAGISLTTLYASNGPLGRWLDPLGIKVAYAPAGVIVALTFVGLPFVVRTLQPVIREIDPEVEEVAASLGARRWQVFLRVIMPAIFPALLAGFAMAFARALGEYGSVVFISGNMPMRTEIAPLLIMTKLEAYDYAGAAAIAAAMLAMSFVLLLGINFLQWWSRRNESV, translated from the coding sequence ATGGCGCCGGCACGAAGACGCTTGGTACGGAAAAGCATCCTGCCTGGTTTTGGGCTGACAATGGGGTATGTATTGGCCTATTTGGGGCTTTTAGTGCTGCTTCCGCTGTCGTTCCTTTTTTTCCGTGCGGGCGCGATGGGCTGGGGGGATTTTGTGTCGGCCATCGCATCGCCGCGCGCTGTGGCGGCGTTCAAACTCAGCTTTGGGGCATCGGGATGCGCCGCGTTGCTGAACGCGGGTTTTGGTCTCGTGGTGGCGTGGGTGCTGGTCCGTTATCGTTTTCCGGGACGCGCCCTGCTGGATGCCCTTGTTGATCTTCCCTTTGCACTGCCGACGGCCGTGGCGGGCATTTCGCTGACCACGTTGTATGCGTCCAATGGCCCATTGGGACGTTGGCTGGATCCGCTGGGCATCAAAGTGGCCTATGCGCCGGCGGGCGTGATTGTGGCCCTGACCTTTGTCGGGTTGCCCTTTGTCGTGCGGACGCTTCAACCGGTCATTCGCGAGATTGATCCCGAAGTGGAAGAGGTTGCGGCCAGTTTGGGCGCCCGGCGCTGGCAGGTCTTTCTGCGCGTGATCATGCCGGCGATTTTTCCCGCCCTCCTCGCGGGATTCGCCATGGCGTTTGCGCGCGCCCTCGGCGAATACGGTTCGGTGGTTTTCATTTCCGGCAACATGCCGATGCGCACCGAAATCGCGCCGCTGCTGATCATGACCAAACTCGAGGCGTACGACTACGCCGGCGCGGCCGCCATCGCGGCCGCCATGCTGGCCATGTCCTTCGTGCTGCTGCTGGGCATCAACTTCTTGCAATGGTGGAGCCGGCGTAATGAATCGGTCTAA
- a CDS encoding Trm112 family protein produces the protein MVHEELLKILVCPENKTPVVLADDALIAKANGAIEARTLKNRAGAIIETRIDGGLVREDKAYMYPIRDDIPIMLIDEAIPLDQLAG, from the coding sequence ATGGTTCACGAGGAATTGTTGAAAATTCTTGTTTGTCCAGAAAACAAAACGCCGGTTGTGTTGGCGGACGATGCCTTGATCGCGAAGGCCAACGGCGCCATCGAGGCGCGGACGCTCAAGAATCGCGCGGGCGCCATCATCGAAACCCGGATTGACGGCGGGTTGGTGCGCGAGGACAAGGCTTACATGTATCCGATTCGGGACGACATTCCCATCATGCTCATTGACGAGGCCATTCCGCTCGATCAACTCGCCGGATAA